Part of the Edaphobacter lichenicola genome, TTGCCGTCGACGATCTGCTGACGAATCTCCGGGATGCACTTCGGACAGAGGGAGTCAGTGGTGCGGGGCCAGCCGAGGGGCGGCTTCTCTTTCTGATAGCTCTTGAGAAGCGGCTTGTCGCTCCACTTTGGGGTGAAGCTGGCGTTGGGGCTGAACGAGTTCAGCTTGTTGAATACTGCCCAACCTGCTTTGGCTCCATAGGTGAGAGCTTTTTCGGCAATTTTGGCCTTCGGCATTTACTTTGTCTCCTGAGTGTCCGTCTGATGTCTTGATATCTTCTGGATTTGTTACTTGATTTTATCTACTTCGATTCGTTTTTCAGGCTGCTGATCTGAAGCTTCATGTCGCAAGAGGTGTGCATCTTGATTCGAGCTATCTGTTGCTTTTCCTGTCAGATGCAGCGGCGATCTGATTTGACTCACCTCTTAACAGTACCCAGCCAGAGGGCCATATCGAAGCATGTGGTATCGAACGGCAATAATCTGCATTGAATGGCGACGTGAGGCGGTGGATGGGACGGAGTTTTGCGATAAATAAATCACTGCAGGTTGACGCCGCTGCTTCCGTTGGCGACGTTGTTCAGGATTCGCTGCACGAAGATGATGCGGACGTGGACGCGGCTGGCCACATCGGGGAGGAACTCGTTGAGCAGATTGTTGGCGGGATCGAGGGCGTATCCGGTGAGGATGCGAGTCACGGTAGAGGAGGCGTCGTTGTGGACGCCGGGCACATACTGATTGGCCAGGACCGCCTCAATCGGATAGCTGAACAGGACGGAGTAGTTGGGCATGGAGCGGCCGTCATCGTGGCGTGAGATGACGGTGCGGGAGACCGAGTACAGGATTCGCTTTGACAGGGGGGCCTTCGGCATACGGAAGTAGCGCGGATCCTGATGGAACAGAACAGGGATCGCAAAGGCTCCGAAGAACTGGCCCGTCACGTCCTGCAGGTAGCTGACGCCGACGGATTTGCCGAATCCCTTGAGGCCAGGGCCGTAAGCAGAGTCGGGATCAGCGGCCACGGAGATAGCGGATGTCCCAACGATGGTGACGAAGTTGGCGGGGTCGGCGAGCTCGTGAAGGGCGAGGTAGCCTTTCTCCTGCCAGGTCATTGGGATGATGATGTCCGTTCCCAGAAACTTTTGATAGGGATAGACGAGACTGCTGCAGGGGCTGGGGATCTCACCGAGGCGATTGGGGTTGTAGTGGATGATCTTCATGGCGCGAAAGGCGTTGCAGGGTTTGACGCCATCGCCGGTCTGCTGGAAGGAGGTCTGGGCTATGGCGACGACATTGCTCTGAGCAGGATCGACTGCGCCTGGAGCGTCGGGAAGATCGTTTGAGGTCGATTCGGAGGGGGTGGCGAGTGTCTTTGGGGGAGTCGGGGCCGGTGTCTGCGGGTGGGCTTTCGCGCCAACCAGCAGCAACGTTATCATCAGCAACCAACGCATGCTTACGCGACCCCAATCAGTGCGTTCATCCGACCATCCCATGAAAGTAAGATCAGTCAGGCTTCTTAAGGTGAGCAGATTGCGCCCTCCGGCTAAAGAGCAGTGGCTGGTCCATGACGTGAACGACATGATGTGAGCGTTTGCCTATGTATAACGGACGCAGGAACGTAAGAGCAAGTTGTATTTGGCCCGGCCGGTCGAGCCATGCCCGTCGTTACCGGCGTTACCATCCCGGCACGCAGATGCGATGAACGTTGACGCTTGCGTTTTCCGCGTCATCTAATCAAGAGGTAGAGGTCCGCACATGGCAACCGAAGAGCCGAAACGATCGTGGGAGCAGCCGTTGCGGGATGCGGCGACGCATCTCGAGACAGATCTGAAGAACGTCGTGAAGTACATCAATGACGAGGTGGTGCCGGGCGTGCGCCGCAACAGCTCCGAAGCCCTGCGAACCGCTGCGGCAGAGTTGCACAAGCTCGCGTCGCGAATGGACGATCAGGCGCGCCGATCGTCTGCTCCTCCCCCGCCACCACCAAAGGACGTGCCGAAGCCGTGATGAGATTCCGGCTTGGCACTGTCGCAGTGCTGTCGGCGTGCGCGCTGACGATCAGCGGCTGCCATAAAGAGACAACGCGGGCGTACCGGCCACCGCCTCCACCGGCCGGGACGACGGCCTCAAGCCACGGCAAAAACTCTCGCTCTCCGCGAAACCCAACCGCAGATGGGACTGCTGCCGAGGCGTCACCCCCGCCTGCTCCGGTCCCGGGCAATCTTGGGAAGCCCGTCTCAAGCGAAGTCGGAATGGCCAGTTGGTACGGGCCTCCCTACGCCGGGCGAAAAGGCGCTGACGGCACCGTCTACGACCAGAACGCGATGACCGCCGCGCACCTCACCCTGCCCATGGGGACGATGGTGCGTGTGACGAACCTGACCAACAACGAATCGGTCGTCGTGAAGATCACAGATCGCGGGCCCTTCGTGCATGGCCGCATCATCGATCTCTCGCTCGCGGCAGCCAAGGCAACCGGGGTCTATCGCGCCGGTGTCGCCAGAGTCAAGGTTGAGGCATTCGCCGCACCGGTTCGCGCCAACGCCGATCCCGGCGGTCGTTGGTGCGTGCAGGTCGGAGCGTTCGCGCGAGAGTCTGACGCCGTGAAGCTGAAAGAAGAGATGATGCGGCGCTACGCCACCGCCAAGGTGATCGAGTTCCCAGGGCCGACAGGGCATTGGGTCAGGATCAGCCCGAAGTTCCCCAACAAGAGCAACGCCACTGAGGTCGCCGACAGCATTCACCCCAAGGATCCTGCCGCCGCACCCTATCTGATTCGAACCGACTAGCCAGTTGATGCGCATGCGAGGAGACGTCCGCGAACTCTACTTGCCAGGCAGCGCAGGCGGCTCGTAGTACGGAAGCTTTTGCTGCTCCAGGGTCGCGCGCTTCACGCCAATATCATCAAAGAGCAGGCTCGGCGCGATGGTGGTCTGCGGTACGGTGCCGAGCGAGTTCGAAACGTAAGGGTCGTTGCCGGCCGCGACGATATCGGAGCGCAGGCTGCGATTGTCGAGCTCGTCGAAGATCGCACCACGCACGAGCTGGCGCGTCCCGTCAGGATGCACGAGATAGAGCAGGCGCGGCAGAAGTTCGCCGCCGAGGGTTTCGACCGAGTAGACGTCGCGACCCTGCTCCTTCGCCATCGAGAGGAGGCGCTTATTCAGCTCACCTCGCGACAAAGGCTGGCTCGCCTTGACCAGAATGACTCCGGCGCGGGAGTGAGCAGCCTGCGCGGGAGCGGCGCGTCCATGACCGTTCGAGGTGTCAAAGTCTTTGATGGGCTCCCGTCCGATAAGAAAGTTTTCGAGTTTGCCGTTGACGATGATATCGACCGACTGCGCGGGAACGCCCTCGTCATCGATGCTGTAAGCCCCAAGAAGCGCCTTGCCGTCGAACTTCGGCTGCAGCGGATCGTCGGTGACGCTGAGCATCTCCGGAAGCACGCGTGCCTTGAAGCTCGAGGAGTAAGCGCCGGTGGTGCGTGCAGTCGTTCCCATCTCGGGCCGATCGGCTTCGATGTTGGGCACAAGCAGCCGATCGATGACGTCAGCCGAAGCGTCACCGCTGAAGAGCACAGGCCCGTGGTAGTCGTCCGCTGAAACCACCGGCGCGTTGCGAAGCTCCTCGAGACTCTTCAGGTCCTCAATCGTGCGTCTGTGAAAAGCCGCAGCGCTCTCGAGCTCCTTTGGGTTTACGGCAATGGTGCCGTTATCGCGGCTCAGGCGCATCCCGTCCGCAGCCTGGCCACCGACGCTGATCGCTCCGTCGTAACCCGTGTAGCCCTGGCGCACCACCGTTCCTTCCGTGTTGACGAGGTAGCGGTTGAGCGCGATGCCACGAATGTTCGCGGTCGAATACTGCACGTGCTCGGCGAAGGGACGAACCTGGGGGTCCGAGACGAAGAGGCCGCTGGCTTCGATGATGCGGCGCTTCCACTCGTCGCGATCAAGCTCAAGCGTCACGACGGGCGAGACCTGGACAACCGGCTTGGCCTGCGCGAAGTCGGGTTGGGCCTGCAGGGATTGAAACTGCTTCAGCGCAGCCTGCTTGGCCGAATAAGCCCGAAGCGCATTCTTGTAGGCGGTGTCGGTCGCCGTCCAGAGCGCGTACCGCAGCGCTTCGGGGTTGTCGTCCGTAGGCGCAAGCTCGAGCGTGCCGTCGCCGCGGCTGGTGCTGCTGTCCACGGCATAGTCTCCAATGCGCACGGTCACTCGGACGATGCGCTGATGGTTCTCCTCCTCGCGGGTGAGCGCACCGTAGTTGGCGACTGCCTCGTACGAGGCCAGATCGTCCAGCCGATACTCCACGAAGTAGGGGTGCTGCATCCCGGGAAGCAGCAGAGCCTTCTCGCGCTCAAGTTCTACCTGCATCGCGTGGAGCAGGGGATCGTTCACCGGGGAAGGAGTCTCTGCACCTGCAGAATTTGTAACCGCAATTGAACTAAAAAGAGGTGCCAAAAAGAGAATCGCGGAAAAGCCGCCAATTTGTAACTGATTAAGTAATTTCATTACTGGCCACCCTTTTCGTCGGTAGCCGTAGTTGCTCCAGGGGGCGGAAGAATAGGCGGCCGCGCCGTTCCCTGAGCTTGACGCTGAGTCTCAATCTCGCTGACGAGCATTGCCGGAGCCACGGCGCTGACGGGAATGCTCCCCGATTCGGCACCGCAGATTCCGTTGAAGATATCCTGCTTGTCGTTGGTGGCGAGGATGCGGTTCAGTGCCGCCTGCGGTGTACCCACAATGCTGACTCCGCGGACGAGTTCATCCGGGCGGCCATCGACATACACACGGTAGACAACCAGCGGAATCACCTGAAAGGCCTGCGGCGACCGGCGCGTTGTGACAGCAAAGCCCGAAGAGATGTCCTCAAAGTAGAGCCCGTAGGCTTTGCCCTGCTTCTTCGCCTCAGCCTTCAACATCTCGCGCAGTTCCGCGTCGCTGACGGTCTTCGAGGAGGTGACGATGAGGTTTCCCTGGCGGCCCGTCGGCATGTGTCC contains:
- a CDS encoding septal ring lytic transglycosylase RlpA family protein; its protein translation is MRFRLGTVAVLSACALTISGCHKETTRAYRPPPPPAGTTASSHGKNSRSPRNPTADGTAAEASPPPAPVPGNLGKPVSSEVGMASWYGPPYAGRKGADGTVYDQNAMTAAHLTLPMGTMVRVTNLTNNESVVVKITDRGPFVHGRIIDLSLAAAKATGVYRAGVARVKVEAFAAPVRANADPGGRWCVQVGAFARESDAVKLKEEMMRRYATAKVIEFPGPTGHWVRISPKFPNKSNATEVADSIHPKDPAAAPYLIRTD
- a CDS encoding metallopeptidase TldD-related protein, which encodes MNDPLLHAMQVELEREKALLLPGMQHPYFVEYRLDDLASYEAVANYGALTREEENHQRIVRVTVRIGDYAVDSSTSRGDGTLELAPTDDNPEALRYALWTATDTAYKNALRAYSAKQAALKQFQSLQAQPDFAQAKPVVQVSPVVTLELDRDEWKRRIIEASGLFVSDPQVRPFAEHVQYSTANIRGIALNRYLVNTEGTVVRQGYTGYDGAISVGGQAADGMRLSRDNGTIAVNPKELESAAAFHRRTIEDLKSLEELRNAPVVSADDYHGPVLFSGDASADVIDRLLVPNIEADRPEMGTTARTTGAYSSSFKARVLPEMLSVTDDPLQPKFDGKALLGAYSIDDEGVPAQSVDIIVNGKLENFLIGREPIKDFDTSNGHGRAAPAQAAHSRAGVILVKASQPLSRGELNKRLLSMAKEQGRDVYSVETLGGELLPRLLYLVHPDGTRQLVRGAIFDELDNRSLRSDIVAAGNDPYVSNSLGTVPQTTIAPSLLFDDIGVKRATLEQQKLPYYEPPALPGK